In the genome of Oligoflexus sp., one region contains:
- a CDS encoding RluA family pseudouridine synthase — translation MNRFLALGAQPDLEILYQDKAILAVNKPAGLLFHGYTKGLPLPLVDQIKAEVQPYVGVVHRLDRPVSGVALFARNSKIAGRLGEQFQTRTLDKIYLALVEGEPEAERAVLHDVLEAPPSTDRPSKGPQACHLTYVKLKSEGGLSLLAIKLGTGRRHQIRMQLSRRGWPIVGDREYGAKTMIPGTEDLDPRFCPLALHAARLKITHPQTEKELVIQAPLPWYWPSSFLLEAPDIADGPA, via the coding sequence GGCGCGCAGCCGGACCTCGAAATTCTTTATCAGGACAAAGCGATCCTGGCCGTAAATAAACCTGCGGGTTTGCTCTTTCACGGCTATACGAAAGGTCTGCCTCTGCCCCTGGTCGATCAGATCAAGGCCGAGGTGCAGCCCTATGTCGGTGTTGTGCATCGCCTCGATCGGCCGGTTTCCGGCGTGGCTCTTTTCGCACGCAATTCAAAAATCGCAGGGCGTTTGGGTGAACAGTTTCAGACGCGGACTCTCGATAAAATTTATCTGGCCCTGGTGGAAGGGGAACCGGAAGCGGAACGGGCCGTGCTGCATGATGTCCTGGAGGCACCGCCGTCCACCGATCGCCCGTCCAAGGGGCCCCAGGCTTGTCATCTGACCTATGTGAAATTAAAAAGCGAGGGTGGGCTCAGTCTTTTGGCCATTAAGCTCGGCACAGGTCGTCGCCATCAGATTCGTATGCAGCTGAGTCGTCGGGGTTGGCCGATCGTCGGGGATCGTGAGTATGGTGCGAAAACGATGATTCCTGGAACGGAGGACCTGGATCCCCGCTTCTGCCCTTTGGCGCTGCACGCGGCGCGCTTGAAAATCACGCATCCCCAAACAGAAAAGGAGCTTGTGATTCAAGCTCCCCTCCCCTGGTATTGGCCTTCGTCTTTTTTACTCGAAGCTCCGGACATAGCCGATGGCCCAGCGTGA